A segment of the Triticum urartu cultivar G1812 chromosome 1, Tu2.1, whole genome shotgun sequence genome:
CTGCAGCCTGCTCCGGCCCACTGCGTGCTCCGGCGATGCTCCGGCCGGCTGCCGGCGAGCTCCTCCGCCTGCTCGCTGCTCGCACGCAGCGTCGCATGCCTCCTGCTCCGGCGTTGACCGATTTTACAGGACCCTCAAAAAACGGCTCGAATCCTCCATATATGATGGATGGGAGCTCTAATATACAGGAGCCTGTAAATTTTTTTACGGGATATGCTATTTTACAGGATCTATTCGGTATGTTTTTTTCAGCCTGTACCGTAAATCTGTAGGTTTGACTGCTTCTACAggatctgctagagatgctcttacaCTGGAAACTGGCTTGTAACAACTTGTTGTGGTGACTCAGTTTCTTGCTTTCAAAGGTGCCATAACCAGTGGGACTGCCTAGTTTGAACGATTATTCTGAAGATTGTTAAATTGTTGACTCTTCTCTTTACAGTTAGATTCACATGAAAATTAGGTTAATGTATGAAAAAAGGGATCTTTCTCTAGATTTTAGGAAAATGAAAACAGAAGACCTACTTTACAGTTTAAACAAGTCAATTTTCCTATATCTGGATACTGCTGTTTTGTCAGGAATGAACCTACAGATCCTGTGTACAGTTTAAACAGTTCTTTTGGAAATGGTCTTCATTATTTGTGTTAAAGGGATGAACTGGCAAGGGTCCAAAGGTGGGGAATGGGCAACCCACCCTCGTCTAGCCACTGCAAGGCCTAATACCTGGGTAGTAGATTAGCTTAATTTAACGTTGCCACTTTGGATTTCTCATAGTTGCTCAAAAGGTCACACGCCAATACTTGATATATAGGACTACTGACTTGATCTGCAAGACTGGATCTCTTGTGTCTAATTTGCAAATAAAGCTTATCTCTAGCTTCAGATTCCTACCTTAAATTATCTCTTTACTAACTAGATAATCTGATATCTTTATTTGGTTCTTTTCTAATCTAATTCCTAAATTGCCCATGTATTGTGCCCATCACATTTCGTGAAATGGAAACATATCCTATAATCACCCAGTGTGCTGCATTCACACAGTCGGTCatgattccccccccccccccaaaagaATCTAGATGTATTTCTGAATGTACACTACCCATGTCTAATATTTCAAGGTGAAATTCATTCTGCTAAATGGGAAAAGACAATTCAGAAGGAAAAAGGGAAAGGCAAATGCTGCTATTCATGCTAAActtctcttttttgtttcttcaAACACATTTTCATTTTGAATCTGCAATTTTAGAGGTGGCTTGAATACTTTATAGACTACTATTTATCAGAAATTTAATGTTGATTTGGTCCCTCGAATCAAAGTTTGATTGCATCGTAGCACCTCAAGAAGTGATTACACTTGATATCTCAGATTTAAAATATGATAATGTGCTTCTTTTATTATTATGCGATTGTTCCTGAAGTTATACTTTGTTCTGGACTACAGATTGATCCGAATTTCTCCTTTTGCAAACCGACTCTCATTCGATGCCCCACCTGTTGTTCAACGGTTGAGATGCTTGGTGAATTTTGAAGCTTTAAAATTTTCAAACCCAATTGCTACTCTATCGGAGACTTTAATTTCTCGAATGAGAGAAAAAAGTGCTGAAAGCAATGGGAAATATATCGCAGTGCATCTTCGTTTTGAGGAGGTTTGATTTCCTTCGTGAAGATTATTTAATATTATTTGGAACTTGGGATTCACTATTTTCTGGTGTTAGGAAAATTTGGAGGCATCTACTAATTTGTTGTCTTGCAGGATATGGTTGCCTTCTCATGTTGTGTATATGATGGTGGTgacgaggagaagaaggaaatggaTGTGGCCAGAGAAATAGGTTGGCGAGGGAAGTTTACAAAGAGAGGGAAGGTAATAAGGCCAGGAGTTATAAGAATGAACGGGAAATGTCCACTTACACCTTTGGAGGTATGTCTGCATCTAATATGAAAACAGATGCTCACCGCTGTTAGCATGCATGTTAGTGAAACTCTTGACTTCTTTATTTCTTCAGCACATTTTATTAGTCCATGCTCTGCCCAGTTTCTTTCGTCTAGTAAGACTATTTTCCGTTTAGGGTCTTGATGATCTACATGTTTATGCTACATGACCTTTAGGTTGGATTAATGCTTCGTGGGATGGGTTTCAGCAATAAGACTGCAATTTATTTGGCCTCTGGAAAGATATACAAATCAGAGAAAACCATGGCTCCTCTTCTTGAAATGTTTCCTCTTCTACAGACAAAAGAAACACTAGCATCAGATGAGGAACTTGCTCCATTTAAGGTATTTGTCTTGTCAGCTGTAAGCTTTAGAATTTCATCATATGGGCATTGTTCTAAAACGACACATTGTTGCCAGAATTACTCCTCAAGGATGGCTGCACTAGACTATAGTGTTTGCACATATAGTGAAGTTTTTGTGACCACACAAGGTGGAAATTTCCCTCATTTTCTGATGGGACACAGAAGATACTTGTATGGTGGACATTCAAAGACAATTAAGCCAGACAAAAGAAGGCTGGCCATACTCTTTGATAATCCACGTATCGGGTAATACACTGGACCACCCTTAGTTCATTTTTGTTCAGAGCTTAAGTATTCTTCATCTCTGTAGTCTTTTAGTCATGCCTTCTCGTTTTTATGCAGATGGAAGTCATTGAAACGTCACTTGCTCAACATGAGAGCACACAGTGATGCCAAAGGGGTCGAGATGAAAAGACCAAATGAATCGATATACACATTTCCATGTCCTGACTGCATGTGCCGCTTGAACAAAACAACGCATTCGAAACCCATACTACACACTAGATAGTATCAGCATCTCAGCAAACTAACGTATTTCTCTGGCACGCGGTATGATTTGTTCATTCTCCGTGTACTGTGCGGTGGCGATTCAACCTCACCTGCAAGCATACCTGACAGGGTGTTGTACATCGATTTATGTATAGCTTGTGCCAAACAGGGATGCCTCTGATTCCCTAGTCTTAGACCATCTTGCTGCTAACCATACAGCGATTAGATCTAACACATACCAGTAGATCCATctgacacctatagagctcctctTATGAAGTTCCAGACAGATTAGTGCAGTAGTGCCCCCCTTGTACATGGCTCATTAGAATTTCGTTGTCGTACACAAATTTTGATGGAAGGCAAACACTGTAAATTTGTTATCTAACTCTTTCCCCTCTTGCTCTAGAAATGGGCATTGTTTCAGACTTGTTTAGCGGGGTCTTATCCCCCTCTGTTGTAACTTTGTTCTGGCACTTAACCAGTATCTCAATATGGAGCAAACGTTGGAAATTGCATTGTGCTACTTGATTCTTGCGTTGTCACCGTACAGCCAAAATATCTTCTTGTTGCCTGCGTGCTTACTGCATCCAACCATCAATTGGTGCATGATCAGCTGATCAGTTGAGTAGGTAATAAACCCTTGTTTTCTAAAACAAATATGTTTACAGGAATATATATATCTTGTTTGTCTATGCTGAGCACTCCATTGTGCTGTAGGGCCGAACATTCAAGTCTGGCAGCAGTGTCAGCAGCAAAGGTTTGATCTCTGAATGCGCCTCACATGCACAGGGAGGGCCGTTGATAGGGACTGGGAATCTGGGGAAGGAGCCCTGCCCGTTCCTGTGAAGCGACAAGGCCCTGGCCAAGGGAGAGCAGCTGAGCTGAACAGCCTTCACTTGAAATCGGGCTGGTATAGTCATTCGGAGCACCACTTTTCCTCCCGGTTCTTTTCTATTATTGGTAACAAGGCGCGTCGCTGGTGGCGAGGGGTACGCTCCAGCCTAGTTCCGAAGAGGCAAGAGAACAGGTGGCCTCACAGATACTACTACGGACTTTTGTGAATGGCGCAGGCGATTAGGCGCGGCTCATCATGGCGGAAAGGTATGGCGATGGCAATGGCTGGTCCACTCTTTCGTACTGGCACTTCTCTCACATGCCCCGTTTCATCCCTCCATCCCAAGATCTCTCTCCATCCATCTAGGCAGACAGACTGTAGCTAGTCTTGAAAGAACAAAAGCCTTTAGCCGAAACAGTTCCGGAGGAATAAAAAGGGCCCGTTTGGTTAGAAGAAATTCCAAAGGGACAACGTATCGTCACCGGAATTTGCATCCTCGGTAGACGCATTGGCGAGGGCGTAGGAATTAAAACCATCAGCTCTAACTTTGATCCGAATCATCACACAATACATTTTTCTTGTTTTCTTTTCTAAGCACGCATTATCTGCCATTCTTGTCTTTCTGAGTTGTTGCATTCCAACACAAAACAAGGCCCTCTGGATGAGATAAGAGTTAGTAACAGCAAGTCAGTACTTACTACATTGAGGATTTGAATGGCCGCTCTGGTCTGGTCCCCCGGGTGAGAAACATTCTTTCCATCACGCTTGATCGGTTCCAATACAGCTCTATCTATACGATCTTATATCAAGCTGATAGCATACCACCGCTCGCTTGCGTGCTTTTGCGGGCACTTTGGAGCGAAATCAATTCGCGGTAAAGCTTAGCCGCCCTCAATCATTCGACGGCAAAGCCACTCCATCAAAATCATTTTACGGCAAAGCTACTCACTCCTTTCATAAACTGTTTTTATCCAGGCAGAGTACTCGCGCTCGTCCCATGTTAGTATCTCATCAGCACCCGGGCCCGCAAAAGATTCTATCCACGCTGCACCTGTTTTCATAAACTTACCATTACCGCACAGAGCCACAACAGTGCGCAATTAAACCCGAGCATGACAGCGGGGCCCACGCCGCGCCCGGGCCCGCCATCATTGCGGGCCTTTTCCCGAATAGTGCCGTGTGCATGGGAGCTTGGTCACTGGCTGGCAGTGTAGTGTAGTCCAGTTCTTCTCCCTCCTCGCTGGCGCCTCTGCTACACCCCACTCCACTCCAGAGTCCAGACCCACCCACCCGCCATCAATTTCCACAAAACGCGAATCTCAACGCGCGCAACAAAGGCTTTGCACCTCCCCCGCACTGAACCCAACCCCCCAGTTGTTTAGCAGTCGGCCGCGATTTTTGTGCTGAGAAAAAAATACTACTAGCGCGGAGGAAATATTCACTCCGCTCGGGGGCTCGGCTCGGCTCAGGCTCACCACCCCCCACCCCCACCGCATCTCGGGCTCGCCTCACTCCTCGGGTCAGTGGCCAGTGGTCAGTGGAGTCGCTGCTCTGCTCCCGGCGGCGCGGCGAGATGCGGGGGCAGGGGCAGATCTCCCGCCGGCTGGTCGTGCTTGCGGCGGTGGCCGGGCTGCTGCTGCTGGCGTGGGCGCCGGGTGCGGCTGCCGTGGACATCCAGGCGGTGCTCGCCCCGTTCCCCGACCTCGCCGGCTTCGCGCGCCTGCTCGCGTCCAGCCCCGTGGCCCGCGAGCTGGCCGGGCGGTCCTCGCTGACGCTGCTCGCCGTGCCCAACGCCGACCTCCCCCAGTCGCCCTCGGCGTTCGCGGCCGCCGCGGGCGCCGACCTCGCCGACGTGCTCCGCTACCACGTCCTCCTCGAGTACCTCTCCCCCGCCGAcctccgccgcctcccggccGCCGGGAAGCTGGTCACCACGCTGTTCCAGACCACCGGCCGCGCCTCCGCCGACCTCGGCGCCGTCAACGTCACGGCCGCCGGGCCGGGCCTCGGCGTCGTCCGCTCGCCCGCGCCCTTCCCCGGGTCCAACGCCACCGTGCTCGGCTCCGTCACCTCCGTGCCGTACAACCTGAGCGTGCTGGCCGTGGACGGCCTCATCGCGCCCTTCGGCTTCGACCTGGCGGCCTCCGAGTCCCGCCCCCCCGCCGCCGTCAACATCACCCGCGTCCTCGCCGACGCGCGCGGGTTCAACGTGGCGGCGTCCATGCTGGAGGCCTCCGGCGTGGCGGAGGAGTTCGAGGGCGACGAGCGCGGCGCCGGCATCACGGTGTTCGTCCCCACCGACGACGCCTTCGCCAGCCTCCCCGCCGGCGACCGGCTCCAGTCCCTCCCCGCCGACCGCAAGGCCGTGGTGCTCCGCTTCCACGTCCTCCACTCCTACTACCCGCTGGGGTCGCTGGAGTCGATCGTGAACCCGCTGCAGCCGACCCTGGCCACCGAGTACGCCAGCCAGGCCGGCCGCTTCACCCTCAACATCACCCGCTCCAACGGCTCCGTGGCCATCGACACCGGCGTCGTGCAGGCCACCATCACGCGCACCGTCTTCGACCAGAACCCCGTCGCCGTCTTCGCCGTCTCCAAGGTGCTGCTCCCCAAGGAGATGTTCACCAGGGCCGACTCGGCCGCCGTCGTCGCCGCGGCCCTGGCGcccccgccggccgccgccagCTCGATGCCGCCGGAGCCGCCCGAGAGCGCGCGGACGCCGCCGACGAAGCTGTCCTCGCCCCCCGCGCTGCGCGGCGGGGCCAGGAACGGCACCGCGGTttcgccgccgtcgtcgtcggcGGCAAAGGCAACGGCAACTGGGCGGTGGTGTATAGCATTGTTGTATGTACTACCAGCACTGCTGCCTCTGGTATGAGATCCGGTGGTGAGCTAGTCCGTCCATTGCCGTCTCCTTGCTGAGCTCGATTCTTTTTTGCCTTGCTTTGGTCACCATTGTTTCTTCTTTGTTTTACTGCTATATATATTACTAGGAGTGAACCTGTACACAATGCATTTGGAAAGGGGGGAGAAGCTAGATGACTCGAGTCGAGGTGTGAGGAAGATTGTGCTGCAAAGCAAAGAAGCGTTCTTTTCACTGCCCGCGTCATGCTGGAAAAGGGGAAATGATCGCTCCATCCTGTAAAGAATCACACGCGACCAGCCGACGACACTGTGAAATGTTGGTGCTGTTTTTTGGTGGACGCACCGCAAGCTGCTTCCATGGCCATTTTGCTTGCTGAATCGGGCGACGGAGTTTGGGAAGCGAAAGTGGAGAGGAGGTGGATGGAGCTCGTGGGGTGTGCGTACCGGGGGCGGTGAGGGGAGAGGCGAGGGGCCGGGGGGTAGGTGGGGTGGCAGTGAGCTGGCGGGGCGTGGGGGTGGCTCGGCCGTCGTCACAGGCGTCACCCCGCTAGATTCGATGGCCTTTTCGGCTGGCGTCCGTcgccccgccaccgccaccgccactcGCGTGTCCGCTTCTTGTCGCCTCCCGCCGCGTCACCCCCGCGCCCTCGTCTCCACCCGCGCCGTGCCAGCGCGTGACACGACTTGCTTGTGGTCTCGGCCGTCGACTGCCAGGTAGCAGTTCAGAGCGGAACGTGTGCCCTGCCCAACTTCTCACCCGGCCGGCCTTATCCTCATTGCGGGGACAGCTCGCGTCGCACATTCACATGCGCatcggcgcggcgggacctcctCGTGCCTGACACATGAATGAGCTCGAGCCCACCTCTAGTGAGCTCACTCGACCCGATCGATCTCCCTGAACATCGTCGTCACCAGGCGAGGGACGCAGAGAAAGACGACGACGGTGCCCACGAGAGCGGCGATCACGCCCACGCCGGCAACAACGGGACTGGAAGCCCTTCTTCCGGCCTGTCGACGCCGCTGGTACCACGGCCTCGAGTTATTGCCTTGTCTCGAGCATCCGGTCCGTGAGGGGAGGGCGAGATGCGATGCTCATCCGCTGGCTCACGGTCACTCACTCACCGCTGAGGCCTGCCTGCCTGCATGCCTAGCTAGTGGTCGTTGTTTGGGTCCATGCGTTCGTTTTGTTGTAAGTACTAGCATTTCTTTTGGTTGGTTTGTAGTTTTGCTAGCGAGCGCACGTTACGTTGGGCCCGTGTCCCGCGGTGTGCCAGCGGGAATGTGCTTTGCTTCCTCCGAGTCCATCGGGTCAttttatttcaatttttttctttatttcaAAAAGTCCATCGGGTCATCAACAGCTAACTGCGTCGTCCTTCCTCTGTGCGCGCTCCGTGCTACTTGCATTATTTGGGTTACCACAAAAGGGACGAATTATTATTTACTATTTTTACAAGATTTGTGCGAACATATGTTTACCACCATGTGAAGAAGAAAGGAAATGTATGTCACAAATCCATCTGATCTGGCATCGCTGCACCGATCCTAAAATATTTAGAGTTATACTACTAAGCTTTCTAGGAATCAAGGCTTGGGtggagggtgtgtgtgtgtgggggggggggagggggcattACAAGGTGAAGCGCGGCGGCGGGGAGGTTCTTTTACATAGTAATTTTTGTGAGACAAACATGCGGGCCCTACCTGTCATAATGCCCAGTCTAACAGAGTTGACTTCTATGCAATGTCTGGCCCGACGACCGGGCTCAACCTATCATAATTGCAGTTAAGATCAACCAAGTCGGTCATCAGGATTTTTGAAACAAAGAACCACTGGATTGGTAGCCATTTGTTTGCCAAGTTTCATAGGCGGACGGTGAAACGACACTTGATGAAACGGTGCAGTCTGGATTCTTGCACTTGCTTGGAGAGGGGACAAAGGTCACAATTCGACCATCCCTTCTTAGCCAATCTATTAGCGGTCCAAATCCAATCTTGGATTGCCAGTCAAGCAAAGAACTTTACTATCGGAGATGCCCAAGCCTTCCAAACAATGTGAGCCATAGGTGAAAAGAAAGTTCCCATGAATTGCGCCCCTTATGTGGAAGCCGCCGAGTATTGGTCATCTGTTGTGTGCTTCCAAACAAATTCATCCTCCGCATCTCATTTACTTAGAAATGTATGGCACAAATCCATCTGATCGGGCATCGCTGCACAGATCCTAAAATATTTAGAGTTATACTACTAAGCTTTCTAGGAATCAAGGCTTGGGTggagggtgtgtgtgtgggggggggagggggcattACAAGGTGACGCGCGGCGGCGGGGAGGTTCTTTTACGTTGTAATTTTTGTGAGACAGACATGCGTGCCCTACCTGTCATAATGTCCAGTCTAACGGAGTTGACTTCTATGCAATGTCTGGCCCGACGACCCGACTCAACCTATCATAATCGCAGCTAAGATCAACCAAGTCGGTCATCAGGATTTTTGAAACGAAGAACCACTGGATTGGTAACCATTTGTTTGCCAAGTTTCATAGGCGGACGGTGAAACGACACTTAATGAAACTGTGCAGTCTGGATTCTTGCACTTGCTTGGAGAGGGGACAAAGGTCACAATTCGACCATCCCTTCTTAGCCAATCTATTAGCGGTCCAAATCCAATCTTGGATTGCCAGTCAAGCAAAGAACTTTACTATCGGAGGTGCCCAAGCCTTCCAAACAATGTGAGCTATAGGTGAAAAGAAAGTTCCCATGAATTGCGCCCCGTATGTGGAAGCCGTCGAGTATTGGTCATCTGTTGTGTGCTTCCAAACAAATTCATCCTCCGCATCTCATTTACTTAGAAATGTATGACACAAATCATCTAATCGGGCATCGCTACACCGATCCTAAAATATTTAGAGTTATACTACTAAGCTTTCtaggtgtaacatcccaaattttcaatttggaatgttatacattagatcatcattgcatagcatattttattttgcattttggttgatcctagaaattctacgcaactcaaaggacccacggagagagttggggatttcgttattttcatatttgagttctctcaaattttgagaataggatcatttgattttatttattttatcatcaattatttctattataaaaatatgagagagggaataaaatgactttcccaaaataaagaaatattgaggatttaataaaaaaaatcaaataagattttatttcggagtttttcggtgttctatttgaatttaggaaaaatgtgcgtttttcaaaattgcatttaggtcccaaataaaggttcaccttgtgaggcttgattttagaagcccgagaaaatttattttggaatttttggagtccgtttagtatttcttttcattttttttcttccgagcggaatattttttttaaaaaaacgaaccgacctacgagccgtgtccgactaggactccggcccggccagcctttataagccgggggaggcccagccccagccccagccgaaccctagcgccgccccagccccgccaccgccgccgcaccgcgccgccgtcgcccgccaccgcgccgccgccgtcgatcctgccgcccgaggttcgccacgcctcgaaatccgtgccgtcGGGTTTTTTTAACcgatcggttttcgtcggtttatttttttaaatagatcgttttttctggtttatttaaatagcgagcgttcgtccgttcgttcgttctagcgagcgttcgtcgtttttctttttctcggattaaatccgtgatttttctgatcgcgattcctgatccgattttctttttagtataacttttcgctcgtttatcggaatcaggcgattcaagcgcctagagtttcgtctcgaaaccctctatccgtttaaccaacttaaacaagattttgctactgtaaaatttgccttagatccagattactagaacgaagttgttttctttcgccgtttgactttcgttgtttcgttcgatttgattctttttgccaaccggagttcttaagttaaaccttctggttagatctcttatttgagttttacctgtgcattagttgagtacttattgtatgcttgtttgtttgtctgtgatagaatacccggagtacgccgcttgttacttcgaatctctaggtttcgcggatcatcagcaaggcaagtaacactttgatcataccttttctactatccagttttattgcattagatcaatcctcacacattgcatgattaggatctaattaaattgtgggatgggaagtagttgaggtagtacctattacctgttattatcaaacctttgggagttacttctgcgtttgcttattatgccatgctatgctagtagacgtggattgggtgagtgatatccatgacagatgtgagtttgttaattaatggtttatctaaggtggcaacttaaacacacatctgggtggattgaggcacctggatattccaggacttgcctgtttttttttggaccgcccCCAGGCTCAAAGgaatcatgagactattcatactagaaacttccatgtgcaaccacaagctattatgggctctagcatagttgactaagtcgtgcgaactcttacagtggtagactagcagatgtaggggatgtaggtggtacggtctacccgatcgtaaggtgttAGCGCTtatgaaagactatgtctcggtcatccgtcttctcaaacaccatgtagtgcgagaaaccaaacggaggcgatcgagtcttgtggggaaaagtgcgcaaacctctgcagagtgtaataaactaatcatggttagccgtgtccccggttatggacatcttgagtatctagtacttggattttcatgtgaatctcaacatgttactctaaattaattttgttgggcttcgtttaatgatgattactttaattgggattgagaatgctgtcaaccattcccaatgtttaacaaccaccatgatagtaattaaatttattcctttgaagtagggaaaaattggctttacgcaaaactgtaaccatagagctttccaccagccatatatgcatatagtatagctgttgcattccattactctctatgtgttacattgccagcatattccatgtgctgacccatttcgggctgcaacgttaatgttgcagacttttcagacgacgattaa
Coding sequences within it:
- the LOC125520652 gene encoding fasciclin-like arabinogalactan protein 4, which codes for MRGQGQISRRLVVLAAVAGLLLLAWAPGAAAVDIQAVLAPFPDLAGFARLLASSPVARELAGRSSLTLLAVPNADLPQSPSAFAAAAGADLADVLRYHVLLEYLSPADLRRLPAAGKLVTTLFQTTGRASADLGAVNVTAAGPGLGVVRSPAPFPGSNATVLGSVTSVPYNLSVLAVDGLIAPFGFDLAASESRPPAAVNITRVLADARGFNVAASMLEASGVAEEFEGDERGAGITVFVPTDDAFASLPAGDRLQSLPADRKAVVLRFHVLHSYYPLGSLESIVNPLQPTLATEYASQAGRFTLNITRSNGSVAIDTGVVQATITRTVFDQNPVAVFAVSKVLLPKEMFTRADSAAVVAAALAPPPAAASSMPPEPPESARTPPTKLSSPPALRGGARNGTAVSPPSSSAAKATATGRWCIALLYVLPALLPLV
- the LOC125532930 gene encoding protein ESMERALDA 1-like is translated as MSSSSAAAPLVVRSGVWDGSEVDDDDIEILCQTRRLPGRDLVRVRLTPEGEISLAPEEDFFPGHSQAAIQAIGVDREERRADGAEITADAPRTLDEHILSIGARLRPAHQMLATVWRQTYKGGVWRPCIHNLTNSLPESNGYIYVEANGGLNQQRTSICNAVAIAGFLNATLIIPNFHFHSIWKDPSKFRDIYDEEHFVKRLQNDVRVVNKVPDFIMERFGHNLSNVFNFKIKAWSSSKYYKDVVLPKLVEERLIRISPFANRLSFDAPPVVQRLRCLVNFEALKFSNPIATLSETLISRMREKSAESNGKYIAVHLRFEEDMVAFSCCVYDGGDEEKKEMDVAREIGWRGKFTKRGKVIRPGVIRMNGKCPLTPLEVGLMLRGMGFSNKTAIYLASGKIYKSEKTMAPLLEMFPLLQTKETLASDEELAPFKNYSSRMAALDYSVCTYSEVFVTTQGGNFPHFLMGHRRYLYGGHSKTIKPDKRRLAILFDNPRIGWKSLKRHLLNMRAHSDAKGVEMKRPNESIYTFPCPDCMCRLNKTTHSKPILHTR